DNA from Plasmodium cynomolgi strain B DNA, chromosome 12, whole genome shotgun sequence:
TAAAAATAAGAACTACTAGTACATCCTTCGATGGTCAGCGTGGGGTCGTTCGGCTTACACTCGTAACTTCCTACTTTTCTTGTAAAGCCAGTTTCACATTCGTAATCCTCTGGTGTACATTCACAGGACTTTTTATCAACAgttctttttaaatctttTCCATTAAAACATTCAGAAGTTTGCTTTCTCCTTGTGTaggtaatttttcttcctaatATACATTTGTCCGAAAAGGATCCACTGGTAGGTGACCACGTTTCATAATCTGAAGATACAGAGTCAGCTGCCCATAACCCTTTACATAGAGGTTGACCGAGTGCATTAAAATCTAAATGGTAAAGCACCCCGACATCGTTTCTTGTTCCATATACTAAAAATTCAACTGAAGAAGAATTTGGCTCCGCTACAATGTTATCAACATCGATTGAAAATTGTCCTAATTCAAAATCGAACCAACTCTGTCCTTCATTCCAACTGAAAACAATTTGATTAGTTTTACGTAAGTCATCAGCCATGACTATCAGCCCCCCATGGTCTCCATATTCGTAAATATATGGCCCTTTATGTGCTTCCATCCAGGTCACTCCCCCATCTCTTGACAGGAAAGTATTCACCTCATCACTTTCGTACCTTAAATGGGTACCTACGTTACCAGTCCCCATAATTATTCCAACGGCATTTTCAATGGagtaaaaaggggcatacTGATGGTAGTTTGTAATTCCATGTAAGTGTAAGAAGCAGTTATCTCCACAGTCATATTTATTTCCCCTACTATCAACTTTGGGTGCTTTCAAATAGGACCAGTGACCAcctttattaaaagaaattactgTCCTGACGAGGTCctcgttttttcccttggctgcctgtttttttctcttctctGTGTTTGTCTGAAATGGATTAACGTCTTCTTCCAGCTGTGctttaaaattatgaaatcGTAGATCTTCATCTTTTATATCATCATTTTCATCGAGAAAATTGGCAATGTACACTCCGTCCAAACTTAATATTCGATCAAATTCACATTCCCCTGATGCTGTTCGAATATTGTTTGGTAGCGAAAGAGTATAATTCAGTCCAGATGCATctgatatatatacatttccTGTGTTGATTCTATCTGATGATGTTCCATGATTTACATGCAGCATGATAGCACCTTCGGAGGTGTCTAAAACGGTGTAAGATTTTTCATGTATATTTTCTGGCAAGTTAGCTTTATTAAAAGTTTTTCCTCCATCTGTTGAAACCATCATGTTTACAGTTTGCTTGATGACATCATTGAGTCTAGCCACAAATATATACCCattggaaattaaaaatttatttccttgTTTGACTAACACATCTacgttttttccaaaattgtcTGTTCTTACAAAATCGACATCTTTTGACCATCCACTGAATCTCTGTTGATGTCCATTTCGGTTTTTATGTCGTGTGTAATAAACTGTGTCTTCTGAATGGGTGTCTTTATCTCCCCAATTAAACTGAACTACATAAATATCTATAAGCTGGAAGGTTCTCCCTAAATCTTTTGTCACCGATAATGTTTGCATACACTCTCCGCTTTTTTCATCCGTAGAGTAACAAGCTGAGGTCCAAGAGGACACCAATGCCCAGTGTGTCTTGGTACTATGGAATTGCCaaaagtttattttatttttataatttattaatcgAAATGTTTCTCCGGAATCTTCCGAGAcgaaatgatttttttggTTACCAATAattagaattatatttttatttacaggGTTCACCATGATGAGATCTACGGTGGTCACCTCATTCGTATGATTTTCtggctcatttttattaactggATTTTCCGACAAACTGCTTGTAATGTTGGTCCAAATTTTCCCTCCATCCGAACTTCTGTACAATCTTCCCTTGACTGTTTTGACCAGAACAGTCATGTGATTGTTTCCGCACCATTGGACATCCTCCACGGCACTGTCGAAATTGATTTCACTCACGGAGACTTTCTTTTTGGTCACTTGGCATTGTGCAAAACGggttaatgaaaaaaaaaggaataaaaaggtgaagagtAGAGCTCTCCTGACATGTTTACTTTTATctctttctttatttctatCTGCACGGTTGTACGCAACGGttcgaatttttctttcatcaGAGTGGTGGTGGCACTTAAATCGTGGCAACTTCGTTTCGACcttctttttcatccttaAGTTGTGTGAGCAGGTAGGTACGCGTTTGGAGGGCGCAGCGGGGGGCGCGCGACGGGGAAATGGTGCTGTTCTGACAAGCGAGCAGTGTGTGTTTAGCCTGCTTCCTCGAGTTCACATATGCGCATTGGGTCCTTTCGGGTGTGATGATCGAGCTGCGTTCTGTCGTTCGGATTAGCCCCTCCAGTGTTTACACTGTTATCGCTCAGCTGTTATCGCTCAGCCGTTATCGCTCAGCAGTTATCGCTCAGCAGTTATCGCTCAGCAGTTATTGCTTAGCCCCTTGTTCTCAGCCCTTTGCCGCTTAACCCTTTCTCGGTAACCCCTTTATCTCGTTGGCGTACAGGGCGCGGAGCTTCGGTGCGAAAAACGGAGGCGCGTTAGCATATATGCTTACACGTATGCATACGAGTGTTCACGTATACATACGGACGTATCACCTCACGTACACGCACAAGCCTTAAACACTTCTCTTAACTTCAAacattaacataaaaaaaggggaaaaaactacgaaataaaattaaatctacgctttttttattccttcctGTTAATGTAAAGNNNNNNNNNNNNNNNNNNNNNNNNNNNNNNNNNNNNNNNNNNNNNNNNNNNNNNNNNNNNNNNNNNNNNNNNNNNNNNNNNNNNNNNNNNNNNNNNNNNNNtt
Protein-coding regions in this window:
- a CDS encoding sortilin (putative) produces the protein MKKKVETKLPRFKCHHHSDERKIRTVAYNRADRNKERDKSKHVRRALLFTFLFLFFSLTRFAQCQVTKKKVSVSEINFDSAVEDVQWCGNNHMTVLVKTVKGRLYRSSDGGKIWTNITSSLSENPVNKNEPENHTNEVTTVDLIMVNPVNKNIILIIGNQKNHFVSEDSGETFRLINYKNKINFWQFHSTKTHWALVSSWTSACYSTDEKSGECMQTLSVTKDLGRTFQLIDIYVVQFNWGDKDTHSEDTVYYTRHKNRNGHQQRFSGWSKDVDFVRTDNFGKNVDVLVKQGNKFLISNGYIFVARLNDVIKQTVNMMVSTDGGKTFNKANLPENIHEKSYTVLDTSEGAIMLHVNHGTSSDRINTGNVYISDASGLNYTLSLPNNIRTASGECEFDRILSLDGVYIANFLDENDDIKDEDLRFHNFKAQLEEDVNPFQTNTEKRKKQAAKGKNEDLVRTVISFNKGGHWSYLKAPKVDSRGNKYDCGDNCFLHLHGITNYHQYAPFYSIENAVGIIMGTGNVGTHLRYESDEVNTFLSRDGGVTWMEAHKGPYIYEYGDHGGLIVMADDLRKTNQIVFSWNEGQSWFDFELGQFSIDVDNIVAEPNSSSVEFLVYGTRNDVGVLYHLDFNALGQPLCKGLWAADSVSSDYETWSPTSGSFSDKCILGRKITYTRRKQTSECFNGKDLKRTVDKKSCECTPEDYECETGFTRKVGSYECKPNDPTLTIEGCTSSSYFYANAYRKVPGDICVNGWIPEKVPVPCPAHAPFNRTAKSILFILFILGLIMLIVTYLCRNPKFKHLFYNYGFDTFEHVKYSVIKTKRGNVSTNVFEPEMEFIDAEQDDNEEDVPTLMSYSNDRNRTRNSDFKLTRNRSNQNNYLTSRNVSPPKKYPENIELL